The DNA segment TTATtgaacaatgaaaacaaaagtttttgaaaatgttttcttttaactaCTAAGGTAATTTTTATCggaaagaaaacataaaaaaatgaaaagaaaaatagtttGAAGATAAAAATGGAAGTAGGAATGTCTTCAGTATGAAAAAAAGCGATAACTCTTCTTATTATATAGTTCCAGCCACTTCTCAGTACTTACTTGATTATCCGTAAACTCAACATGTTACGAGCTCAGATCATTCAACAAACTGGTTTATGAGACACCATACAGTAAGTATGCGTGGATGGATACATGTCTTTTGCTGGCAAAATGTCCGTATTCGTAGTTAAGTGCATTAGCAGCCATCTGCTGTACTACAGTTTCAAAAACTAATCTACCAGTAACACATTGTCGTGGTGAGCAGTTTTTGTGGTTTCTTGTGGataattgtttcattggcaatcataccacatcttcttatttatatttaaaagttttattcatGTTAACAACCAAGAAATGTGATTTGCATCTTACTTGAAACAATTTGCTTCTTGATAACTTGTTCACTTCGGAAGGTTTATGATTAGTTTGTCTTTAAGGACATATTTTTCTCGTTTATACTAACAAAACTGCGTATGTACATTGCTTAGTTTGTGTTAGAACTATTGTACAACAGACATCGTCTGTGCTTGTTTATGTTTTGATCATTTTGTGCGCATGTTTTGGTTGCcgttaacaaaacaaacttatttcGTTACGAAGACTAGAGGTTGCAACATTCTTTCGTTTTGGGAACTCATTGTGatgcatataaaataaattcttttcaGCAACTTTTCACGTACTTAGTAGACGTAAAATTAAATAGGCGAACTGTTGTAATTTAACAATGCATGACCTCTCAACTTCCATACTAGTCCTAATTCTTTAGATAATCCAATCTTTTCATGCCCCTCCTATGATAGAAGTGGGGCATTATGTTTTGTGGTTTgtgcgttcgttcgttcgttcgttcttTCGTTTGTTctttcgttcgttcgtcccgcttcaggtttgataattttgtcaaggaagtttttgatgaagttgaattcaaatcaacttaaaacttattTCGCATGTTTccaatgatatgatctttcgaatttaaatgacaaaatagatTTTTACCCTAATTTCGCGGTCCATTGATcgtagaaaatgatagtgcgaatggggcatccgtgtactttagACACATTGTTGTTTTCTAATCATTTCTCCCTCTTTTCTATTAAGCGTCCTTCTACCACAAGTCTTTAGGCAAATATCTTATTATCGATTTTAATGACATTGGGTCGACCACTCTTGAAATGTAGGCCAAACCTATCTTCCCTTCAGCTTTAAGTACTATTTAAACCTTAAAAAAGCTGAATTATTGATGACAAGAATTTCAGTTTGAAGCCGTTTATCAATGTCATCCCGGTCCACAGATTACCACAACAGCTAGTTTGATAATTCCAATTTTCAAATGCTAAATCTATATATGCGAGTTATTTgtaaagttacatttatttaaaatagttttaataaGTCTCAATTTTTAGCTGGTTCCATGGCAACGAcgacaattttagaaatttcaaagtcaaatgCTATATCTACATATGCcagatattatatttgttaagtttcattaagttcAAAGCGTTTTagaaatttcttatttttgtcgTTTTGATTGCaattagttataaaaaataccaagattataatttagaagaccagacgcgcgtttcatctacatacgactcatcagtgacgtgcagatcaaaatagttataaagccaaacaagtacaaagttgaagagcatttatgaccaaagtcaggaatatgacagttgttcgTTTATaacgtttgaatttttttcccTCAGATCAAGTGCAGTCATATTGATAATTACAAAGTTAAATGCCGCATCTTTGTATGCAAATACATAGTACTGTAAAGATTCATTTAGTTTAGAGCTATACTAGTAACTAAggaataataatataatattaatagtAAAGGAACGGAGTAGAATCAGTATCCCCTGATATTCGTTCTGGTTGTCATGATAAAGCAAACGTCGATTACGTTGATTTGATTTATAGTTCATCAAACCGATCtgcaatttatcaattttacacAATATCCATATTGAAGTCATAATTTTCATGACCCTTCGATGTAAAGTGTGCTAAAGTTTTTAAGCTCTCtccatataaatcaaaatatcaatgcATGATGATATACCTAAAAGCTTACTTTTCCACTTTTTTTGTCACAGTTTGATAACACTGTCCTAATTACatattaataattaaacaagacaaataaatgaatgtgtACATTATGAATCtcatattgacaaatatttcatacaagcCTTAAATAAACTAATTAATTGTTTGTCATTGgtaacaaaacaataataagtTGTAATTTTATGATTGGAGATGAATCAACTTTCTTTGAAGTTATGAAAAAGATTTCAATAATGTATGTCGCCTAAAGCCAAGGTTATGTAAATGTAGTGTTCAATATCTGATAGAGAACTCAAATGAGCTCATACAGAACAATACTGTTTagaatatttaaagtaaaaagatgcatattttaggggcaagctgaaggacacctacgggtgcgggaattctcgctacattgaagacccattggtggccgtcgcctgttgtctgctttattgtagggttgttgttgctttgacacattccccatttcctttctcaattttattaatgattaatAAGTTGCATTTTGTAAGTTGAGTGTATTCAAAGATTAAATTTCTTGATTAAATAAAGGCTATAGTAGTATACTGATattcaaaagcaagaaaaacAAGTTTTACCCTACCGTGTGCTATatttatgagagaaaaaaaacctgaaattacaatatttatcactaataatattgttaaagtatttctatttcaaatagCAGAGATGTTAATGTGTATTAAATATGGTGATTGGTGGGTAAAGTTAATCGAGATGGTACCTCTACAGCAACATAAGTCTTAAAATATCCGTGTTGAAGACCCTACattaacctataattgtttacttttataaattgtgactaggatggagagttgtctcattggcagtcataccacaatTCCGTATATCTGTATATAGAACATGTTTGTTCGGTCAATTACACAACATTCCGACAACTGGAAATAACAACGAACTCAGAATTATACGTGCGTTTCGATTCTTTGTTTGTAGTTACCTACAACCAGTTGTAGGTTAATATAATAAAGCAGCAATAGCTTAATGGTGTTCAAATCTCAAATTCGTGATGATTACTGTGTAATTTATACAGTATCGGATGAAATTGTTCTTCTTTATAAATCTGTTGAAGCACATTGGGTGAAAAGAGCATAACCCGACTAGTGAAATtcgtatagtgtgaacatgcaAAAGCGTAAAATATAAATTGGGACTCGTAATCATCATATGATATAGGGTAtattactgctgagaaatggttAGTTAACAATTGGAAAGTTGAGCTCgttacatttgtctttttaacaTAGGTGTACTACTGTTTATATCTAAGTATAAAGTCACTATGATATACTATATGAAATTAACTGCTGAAATTTAGGGGTTGTAGTCACAGGACATTCTCATTAATCTGAAAGCGaaaattaaaccttttttttctaaCTCTTGTCCTTGGTGGatgtttgtataattttttcgCTATACgatttgaaaaacaataaagtcaTTTAAAGTGCACAATTATTACCATACATTAAAATcgaaattttgaaatgtgttAGTCCAAATGTTAAAGACTGTCTACTAAATCTAGCCTTATAAGAAAGAGAGTTTATGACATATATTAAAAGAGTATTTTCGGTTTTAttaaatcttatatttaaaCGAAGAATATAAACAAGATAACATaggaaataaagtaaaatattaaacaatttaaaacgtaATAACATATATCAGAATTCAACAATTCAAACAGCACTTTGTGTATTTGTCGAGTGAACCTTAGAATTGATATGTGAACTAGTCGTACCGCCGGATCCTGCTTTATCGCTTGATCCTTTCTCTTCTGATTTCTCTCTTTTCCTTCGTATTATAGTTATAAACACAATTCCATTTAGAAGACCTCCAATGTTTGAAAATGTTGTGGTAAGATTTACCATAATTGCTGGTACGCTTCCTATCAGTTGCAATAAGCCATAAACAGCAAGAGCCCACCATTGGACAAAGAATGCAGTCACAAACAACGACATTGTTTTTGCAGCTTTATGTGATGCTCGTATAGCTCTTGATGATTTTCCAAGCGAGCTTTTGATTTCACGTGTTTCTGTATATATTCGAAACCAACTGACTATATACATGACTGTATTACTCACTAATATGAGTAGTAAAGGTACTGTCGTGAAGAAAATATATGTCATTTGTCCTTTAACTGCGTCGATGTAACAACTAGAACAAAAATAAACCTTGTTAatgatatttaattaaaaaatcaaacaaaacagcTTAATGAACTAATGTCACTAGTGTTAAAAATTTGATCGATTTTCCTATAATGGAACATAGCAACCTCATTgcaattattttcttattttatatccTAAACATAGTCAGTTCATACTAAATATACCAGATATAAAGCCATACCTGAATATAAGTAAACCCGATTCAATAAACTGAATGTTTGAGTTActtttaaatactttattttaataagagCTCACGATCTTAGATTCATAAAGgaatatttacaatttcattTAACGAATGTTAAATTGTGTGGTTATCATTTGATATACTAGTttgaagtttttgaaaaaaaaataacacttacAATGCTCCACTCGGACAAAATTTTCCTAGCGTAGCTGCAATCGTTGCTCCTACTGCAGGAACACCGAAAACATATACCAAAAGTCGATAATCCCATCGACCGAAGTCTATCTGTTTtcgaaaatatattaatacaaacacatttattgCAACAATATTGACCATTAAGTTTTGAGCTGTTACAAATTCTGCTAATATGAATCCGTAGAATGCACATAGAGATTTCGGCATTGGGAAAGATTTTGTAACAACAATGTGTGTGTGATCacaaaaatgtgaaatgttaaacaaaGCATCACATAGAGCCATGTACACAACAAATCTTTCACTTTTAGTCCATTGGAAGAACGTAGAACAGTTTTGGTGATAAAAAGAATACCCAATCACTGCTACTGCACATATGAAACTGATACATATACATGCTATAGCTGGGATATGAACTATGTAAAAAGTATCGTCACTTATTCCATAAACAGGTAAATCGTAACCGTCAACAAGGCGAACCTCTTGTCTGTATAGTATTGTAATATTACTATTGTAAGTTGTACTGACATATgacatatttgatacatatgtTTTTCTAAAACTTTACAGTAAGTTATCCTATATATACTGCAAACACGCACACACCATCATGGAAATTTTAGAACGTAGTTGATAAAAACCACCCTGACCGATTTTACAATGACATTGACATTTATAGTACGTGCTTAAATACTGGACATTAACTATTCTAATAAACTTGGTACATGGAATACTTCCTAACAAACATAATTTCATAAGTATATAGGCTTAGGTTTGTTTCCCTCGTAGTCATATACAATAGTAAATAACTGCGTGATTTAAGTACATACTCGTATGCAATTTTGCTATGACAGTACAATTTCCCGAATACCGTATATGGTAACGACAACatgtgttgggttttttttttttttttttaattgttgtggTACCGTGAAAGGTATAACCATACTTATTTCTGGAAACCAGGTTGCTTTTTTATGTACCTTACTCAAGTCAATATAGTAAATCACTATGaatggatgaaaaaaaaaatggaatttgtttttgatttacatTTATTCATGTGTGTCACAGGTCGTTGAGCTCTGATGGTCTTCTAATTACATATATTCCTGAATATTATAGAATATTTTTCAGTGTATGTTGACTAACTGTGCTTGTTTGATAACTGTTAAAATGATACATTATGCCTATCGCCCAGAAATAATACCGTTCCTTATGTCATCAGTGCTAGACTTAAGTATCAagtgttgaacaaaagtcattGCATTACTGTTATAAGTCCAACAAATTAATCATCTAACTTGAAAGGAATaccaaaatgtgaaaaaaaaaatcaacaacggCTTTGAAGgtgaaaatttgataaacaaaaacttgaataccatgaatatcaaaaaagtttaaaaaattaaaaaaagattctcTTTTAGGAATGTACAAAACCAGTTCTGAAAAAATATTGACGAATTTGCTTTTTCAAATTATGTACattattaatatgtttttttccttcAACGTAAAGTAACgtttatttccttaaaaaatatttttggcaGAAAATGTAACTTGTAgatcaacaaaaaaatcttcaagatagtgaattttctacaaatgAATGACAACCGTATCCTTCCTTTCTGTCATAGCCAAGGTCATCACGTTGttaatacttttctttttaaagaccgatttcttaaatttttaaataataaaaagctCAGATTGCATGAATACACGTTTGTTCgattgaaaatcaaatacagataatataaaacaaacaaaaacgagTATCGCCAGCTTACTAGGTTTTGTCGAAATTCTTCTTATAGACTGAagataattatattcaaaaatgtttaacaaaaaactaCCACactacttttatttaaaaaggtgaagtagataaaaacaaacaaaattaagttttataataCGTGCGAACGAgtgaaaaacattaattttccaAGGTATGATTTTGATTGCTGACACGTGTCCATCGTTAACGTTTTGATGGTTAACAATGTCTGTGCGCTTGCGTCTTTAACcttaatgtttaatttcatcaaacatTGTCAGAATTTGCTACTTTGTTTACCCTTTCTGATTTTATTGCACTTACTAACAAGAAAAGCAACTATATGTAATGAATTAAGCAATTGTTTACATGTCAATATTCAATTTGAACATCATTCAGATTTCACATCTggttttagtggagttcgtgttgtttcttatttattatttataactgttgatgtaaaggtcctttggtttttttagtctttgtttactccttggtttggattgttattgtcttgatAAAAAGTATAGAGGCCTGTTACTGTGTATTACATATATAGAGATGAAACTAAGTATGTCTATACAAATCTAATTccattcagaaaaaaatacaaagatctATAATTTTCAGAACCTTATACTTTTacggatttaaaaaaatatataatcaaagtAGGGAATCCCTCCTGTTCTCTAATCTCTTGTTTATTCACCTTCAACTGATCCTGCTGCCAATTTAAGATATTATTCTCGTTTATGTCCTACGGTAGTTTACCACCTTCTTAATAAATATtggtaaatagaaaaaaaacaatatttatttaccaaaaaaacaggatttttaaggtttttttatctatatttttttatattcagttCCAATATTATGAACTTATTACAAAAACACGCGTTGtacatatcattttttttggtaaaaagatTTAAAACGGATTATCAAAAATGAAGGAAAAGTAGTTTTAGTGGATCAAAACGTTAAAATGGGGTTAACGGTTGtaaactgaaataaattaaaagtttatgaCTTTCTCTTTTAGTAAAGAATTCCTTATCTATTCGGCAATAATGAAAGATTCactgtttatactttttatgaaatctgtatattcattcatattgtaatttttaaagTTGAAGGTTCTTTGTGGAGATAATATTCTCCTAATTTAACCTTATCAAAAACTAAGTCTTTATTAATATCTATATTAATCATAATTATGTCAACAAGGGGTTATACAGTCAATATAAATGTCCAACTTGATGGAATGTATCCAGATTTAAAGGACAAGAAAAATCCTTAAATAACTCAAAAGATGAAAGTTTGAATCAAAAGTGTATGATTTTAAGATATCTACTAAACGGTGTCATTAGAGGTATACCTACCTGCAgatgtacatacatttttttttttacatttatgaataaaattgtttataggGCTTATTACAATGATTCCCCTTTTTCTTTATCTCTATATGATTTACAGcaatagttttatatattaaagggcactagctgtcaaattcatggtcatcgatttgactcaaattctcatatttgatttataacaatgtaaaacatttatccaaactataaaaagtctaaaataaacagtttacagagcatggggtagataatatataggttcgtttcgtgtgtattttagtccagacgccatctaactaactatcgatttgacctcagatgaccacataagcgatgtaaacataaatgaagatatgaatagattaaaccaacacgtgcaattggatttttataggtctgtttgtttttattttatagattaaaaatagatgtttctcaTTGCTCTTAATTGTATAAGAATGATTCTATGtgcatcgaattagtaatcaaatgatttaacgtagtttcactttcattgttgacattcgttttctttaaataaccagtacacgtacaatgcatgcgctgtcaatctctagctagggATTAAATTGACTTGCAAGTAAATAACTAATTATAAAGGTTTCTTAgcgtaatttgacaaaattgcacCTTTTTGGCTGCAAAAAGCGAATTGTTATTTccctatttcactttcattattgattgaacaaaacaaaagattttttatatatctcgtagctagtacccctttaagaataattttaataaaccGTGAATGTGGAAACTATCTCTATGTTTGGTCAGAAAAGcgataaaaatcatttaaaaatacagCTATCTTTTCggaaaataaaagtattttattcaACAATAAGAGAATAATAGATCTTATTTTTTGCACCTCTAAATATCATCCTTTAAATGTCATGAATGgttatacaaaattataacaaacatttcaagctccaaaaaaagaaaaagtcaataaaatctgacaaattcaaatattagactTTATCTACAAGAGGAACATAAAAGAACATTTGCCGGAAAATGTCTCTGTAAATTTAGCTCAATGAAATAATCTACTACCAAAAGATTTTCAGTTGAACTTATGATTGACAGTATATTCGCAGTGGACGTGTAAACActaataattttcatttcaaaaggAGATCAGTTTTCATCTCTGTGCTacatgaatgaatgaatgaatgaatgaatattctatttgtaaaaaatactgtcttttttaaatagtaattACCATAACATCAAATCACAATAGCGGCATGTAAAATTACGAACAACGCCAACAGGATATTGGCAAAAAAGGACttaacagaaaagaaaaatataaagacaTTCTAAGTACCGGTATAATAACCTGAATTAATAATGCTGTATGATAAGGCTTAAATGCTGGGGAAAATGTAAGGCTCTGTCGAGATTTTCTAATATCAAAACCAAGACAAATACTTTCTATGTTTAAAAGGTTTATCTAGCTATACAACAAAGTTAAATTCGACATTTTCTTCATAAGGAAAAATtcataccaagtcaggaatgtgtcagttgttttccattcgtttgaattgtttgagtttttgttttttgccatttgaaaaaagtagaataacaaaaatactgagctccgtgcaaaattcaaaaaggaaagtctctaatcaaattgaaaagttttgttttgaattaccAGGAggtggttgttttttttatctgtgtTATATAAGTTTTTTCTTACTATACACTATACTCCAATTATAATGCAATCGGAAACAATTTTGATGTCCActtaacatataatatatggAAGGGTTGTTCATGTCATTTTGTCGATACAACGGAACAACTTGTACAAACAATTGTCATACAAGAGGGAAATTTAGCTAGCGatgaaaccaggtttaaccaATCATCTTCATTGGGAAATACATGAttcaagtcaggattatgacagttgttttccattagTTCCGTTGATTGATAAAGTCTAATTCTTGATTATGTCTGTCTTTGTATACTTCCAAAAGATAACGCAAACGATACTAAAGGGACATTCGAAcacataaatagaaaataaattgaaaacgctATGGCAAAGTTTACAGTTTTCATAACACAACATATTAAATTTGCCTTGCTACTTTTTATACTTATTTACATTAATAAAGTGTTATCAGGGTTTTTACTTCTTCAAAACTCCCTTTTACGGTTTACTTCTTACTTGCTGGCGTAAACTCGAAATAtataccttagctgtatttggcataacttttaggaatttttggtcctcaatgctcttcaacttcgtactttatttggcatattaaacattt comes from the Mytilus trossulus isolate FHL-02 chromosome 3, PNRI_Mtr1.1.1.hap1, whole genome shotgun sequence genome and includes:
- the LOC134709281 gene encoding uncharacterized protein LOC134709281, which gives rise to MSYVSTTYNSNITILYRQEVRLVDGYDLPVYGISDDTFYIVHIPAIACICISFICAVAVIGYSFYHQNCSTFFQWTKSERFVVYMALCDALFNISHFCDHTHIVVTKSFPMPKSLCAFYGFILAEFVTAQNLMVNIVAINVFVLIYFRKQIDFGRWDYRLLVYVFGVPAVGATIAATLGKFCPSGAFCYIDAVKGQMTYIFFTTVPLLLILVSNTVMYIVSWFRIYTETREIKSSLGKSSRAIRASHKAAKTMSLFVTAFFVQWWALAVYGLLQLIGSVPAIMVNLTTTFSNIGGLLNGIVFITIIRRKREKSEEKGSSDKAGSGGTTSSHINSKVHSTNTQSAV